The following coding sequences are from one Nicotiana tomentosiformis chromosome 3, ASM39032v3, whole genome shotgun sequence window:
- the LOC138908195 gene encoding uncharacterized protein — MPPYEALYGRKCRTPLCWNEVGERKLVGPEIVQQTEDKIKIIRDHLKIALDRQKSYADLKRRDIEYQAGDKVFLKVSPWKKYMRFGQKGKLSPRFIRPYEVLERVGLVAYKLDLPLELDKIHNVIHVSMLRRYRSDPSHVLPIESIEVNPNLTYGEEPIQILAREIKELRNKRIPLVKVLWRNHSGKEATWEREEDMRVQYPYLFRD, encoded by the coding sequence ATGCCTccttatgaagctttatatgggagaaaaTGTAGAACGCCTCTTTGTTGGAACGAGGTTGGTGAAAGAAAATTGGTGGGTCCGGAGATTGTGCAACAAACTGAAGATAAGATAAAAATCATCAGGGATCACTTAAAAATTGCTTTAGATAGACAAAAGTCTTATGCTGATCTTAAGAGGCGTGATATTGAGTATCAGGCGGGTGATAAGGTATTCTTAAAGGTTTCTCCATGGAAGAAGTATATGAGATTTGGACAAAAGGGTAAACTTAGTCCTCGATTTATTAGACCTTATGaagtgcttgagagagttggcCTGGTTGCTTATAAACTAGATCTTCCACTAGAGTTAGACAAGATCCACAATGTcatccatgtttctatgcttagaAGATACCGCTCAGATCCATCTCATGTTCTTCCTATTGAATCTATTGAGGTCAATCCTAATTTGACATATGGAGAAGAACCAATCCAAATATTAGCGCGTGAGATAAAAGAGCTTAGAAATAAGAGAATTCCCTTAGTGAAGGTTCTTTGGAGAAATCATTCTGGcaaggaagctacttgggagcgAGAAGAGGATATGCGAGTTCAATATCCATACTTGTTTCGGGACTAG